In a single window of the Acyrthosiphon pisum isolate AL4f chromosome X, pea_aphid_22Mar2018_4r6ur, whole genome shotgun sequence genome:
- the LOC100161287 gene encoding LOW QUALITY PROTEIN: uncharacterized protein LOC100161287 (The sequence of the model RefSeq protein was modified relative to this genomic sequence to represent the inferred CDS: inserted 1 base in 1 codon; substituted 1 base at 1 genomic stop codon) — protein MNGKIVLCFAVVFIGQAMSAATGTTSEVEDIKKVAEQMLQTFMSVANHLVGITPNSADAQKSIEKVRTIMTKGFTDIEIEANRMKISCAKRXPEIGGKYDXLEKELKKNLSTAKDMFVDKVVKPIGEKVELKKISENVIKTTKDMEATMNRAIDGFKKQ, from the exons ATGAACGGAAAAATTGTCTTGTGTTTCGCGGTCGTCTTCATTGGACAG GCCATGTCAGCTGCAACCGGTACTACTTCTGAAGTCGAAGACATTAAAAAAGTTGCTGAACAAATGTTACAAACTTTTATGTCTGTTGCCAATCACTTAGTGGGAATTACCCCTAACTCTGCTGATGCCCAAAAATCCATTGAAAAAGTTAGAACTATAATGACTAAAGGATTCACAGAc ATTGAAATCGAAGCTAATAGAATGAAGATATCGTGCGCAAAACGCTGACCCGAAATTGGTGGAAAATACG GATTAGaaaaggagttgaaaaaaaatcttagtACTGCCAAAGACATGTTCGTAGATAAAGTCGTCAAACCCATCGGCGAAAAGGTAGAATTAAAGAAAATCTCCGAAAACGTTATCAAAACTACCAAGGATATGGAA gcTACCATGAACCGGGCCATCGACGGATTTAAGAAACaatga